One region of Gorilla gorilla gorilla isolate KB3781 chromosome 13, NHGRI_mGorGor1-v2.1_pri, whole genome shotgun sequence genomic DNA includes:
- the CIMIP2B gene encoding ciliary microtubule inner protein 2B isoform X1, with amino-acid sequence MAVASTFIPGLNPQNPHYIPGYTGHCPLLRFSMGQTYGQVTGQLLRGPPGLAWPPVHRTLLPPIRPPRSPEVPRESLPLRRGQERLSSSMIPGYTGFVPRAQFIFAKNCSQVWAEALSDFTHLHEKQGSEELPKEAKGRKDTEKDQVPEPEGQLEEPTLEVVEQASPYSMDDRDPRKFFMSGFTGYVPRARFLFGSSFPVLTNQALQEFGQKHSPGSAQDPKHLPPLPRTYPQNLGLLPNYGGYVPGYKFQFGHTFGHLTHDALGLSTFQKQLLA; translated from the exons ATGGCTGTGGCCAGCACCTTCATACCGGGACTCAACCCTCAGAACCCTCATTATATCCCAGG GTACACTGGACACTGCCCACTACTTCGGTTCAGCATGGGCCAGACCTATGGGCAGGTGACTGGTCAGCTACTTCGAGGCCCTCCTGGCCTAGCCTGGCCCCCTGTCCACCGCACACTTCTGCCTCCCATTCGGCCTCCAAGATCTCCTGAGGTTCCCAGGGAGAGTCTACCTCTCAGGCGTGGGCAAGAAAGGCTCAGCTCCAGCATGATCCCTGGGTACACAG GTTTTGTACCCCGGGCACAGTTCATCTTTGCCAAGAACTGTAGCCAGGTCTGGGCCGAGGCTCTGAGTGACTTTACTCACTTGCATGAAAAGCAAGGGAGTGAAGAGCTGCCAAAGGAGGCCAAGGGAAGAAAGGACACAGAGAAGGACCAGGTGCCAGAGCCGGAGGGGCAGCTGGAGGAGCCGACACTGGAGGTGGTGGAACAA GCTTCTCCCTACTCCATGGATGACAGGGACCCTCGGAAGTTCTTCATGTCAG GCTTCACCGGCTATGTGCCCCGCGCCCGCTTCCTCTTCGGCTCCAGCTTTCCTGTGCTCACCAACCAGGCACTGCAGGAATTTGGGCAGAAGCACTCACCAGGCAGTGCCCAGGACCCCAAACATCTCCCCCCGCTTCCCAGAACATACCCTCAGAACCTGGGTCTTTTACCTAACTATGGGGGCTACGTGCCAG GGTATAAGTTCCAGTTTGGCCACACATTTGGCCATCTCACCCATGATGCTCTGGGCCTCAGCACCTTCCAGAAGCAGCTCTTGGCTTAG
- the CIMIP2B gene encoding ciliary microtubule inner protein 2B isoform X2 gives MAVASTFIPGLNPQNPHYIPGYTGHCPLLRFSMGQTYGQVTGQLLRGPPGLAWPPVHRTLLPPIRPPRSPEVPRESLPLRRGQERLSSSMIPGYTGFVPRAQFIFAKNCSQVWAEALSDFTHLHEKQGSEELPKEAKGRKDTEKDQVPEPEGQLEEPTLEVVEQASPYSMDDRDPRKFFMSGTAGIWAEALTRQCPGPQTSPPASQNIPSEPGSFT, from the exons ATGGCTGTGGCCAGCACCTTCATACCGGGACTCAACCCTCAGAACCCTCATTATATCCCAGG GTACACTGGACACTGCCCACTACTTCGGTTCAGCATGGGCCAGACCTATGGGCAGGTGACTGGTCAGCTACTTCGAGGCCCTCCTGGCCTAGCCTGGCCCCCTGTCCACCGCACACTTCTGCCTCCCATTCGGCCTCCAAGATCTCCTGAGGTTCCCAGGGAGAGTCTACCTCTCAGGCGTGGGCAAGAAAGGCTCAGCTCCAGCATGATCCCTGGGTACACAG GTTTTGTACCCCGGGCACAGTTCATCTTTGCCAAGAACTGTAGCCAGGTCTGGGCCGAGGCTCTGAGTGACTTTACTCACTTGCATGAAAAGCAAGGGAGTGAAGAGCTGCCAAAGGAGGCCAAGGGAAGAAAGGACACAGAGAAGGACCAGGTGCCAGAGCCGGAGGGGCAGCTGGAGGAGCCGACACTGGAGGTGGTGGAACAA GCTTCTCCCTACTCCATGGATGACAGGGACCCTCGGAAGTTCTTCATGTCAG GCACTGCAGGAATTTGGGCAGAAGCACTCACCAGGCAGTGCCCAGGACCCCAAACATCTCCCCCCGCTTCCCAGAACATACCCTCAGAACCTGGGTCTTTTACCTAA